The window TTCTAGCAAACCATTACACATGCCATAAATGTGACCGTGGTCCAATGCCACAGCCGCAAAAATAAATTCTCCAGGCTGACATACTCTATTGAAATTTCCTTTAGGTGCGTAATTCATACCATCACTCTTCTGCATCGTTGAACGACTCCTTTTCTACTATTTATAGTTGCTGCCAGTCGTAATCGTCTGTGAAACGAAATTTTCGATGGATGTCTTCTTTTCATAGAAATGGGTCGCATTCGCTTGCACTCCTTCTCTTGTGTAAAATGCATCTTCATTCGTCAGTGGGAGTTTCACGAGTTCCCCAGTACTTGCTGATTTATATATAGCAGTAATAAGCTCTAGCGTTTGACGTCCGCTGATGCCGTCAATAAGTACAGGAACGCCTGTTTCAATAGAGGTTAATACATCATCGATTTGCCCAATATGTCCTTCATGTACAACTTCCTGAAGTTCATCATAGAAAGCTATCAACTGAGCTTCTAGCTCATGATTCGGCTCAGGGAAGCCATTGGCTGTTGAATTTGATGCCGTCACCTTCCATGGAGTAGAAACTCGCGCTCTCGCACCCTGGAATATCAGTTGCTGCTCCTCTCCATGATGAACTACTGAACTAGTTACTTGCCCCAAAGAACCGTTCGCAAAGCGCAACATGGCGATGGACAGATCTTCGACCTCCGCATTATCATGGGAAACGTTGCTCATGAAAGCTTGGACTTCCGTTGGACTACCCATCATCCAAAGCAGCGCATCGATATGATGAACAGCGTGATTCAGTGTTGGACCGCCGCCTTCTTTCTCCCATGTACCACGCCACCAGAGATCATAATAGCAATGCCCACGCCACCAGAAGGAGTCAACTTGTACGTGACCAATTTTCCCCATTAGTCCGCTTTCCAGAACAGATTTCATTTTCATCATCGGGGTTTTGAAACGATTCTGCGCCACCACCGATAAAATCTTGCCAGTCCGCTTGGCAACGTCGTTCATCAGGTCGCACTCTTCAAGTGAAGAAGCCATCGGTTTCTCAACCATAACATGAGAGCCCGCCTCAAGAAACTCAGTTGCAAGGGTTGCATGCGTATATGGGGGTGTGCAGATGGAAACGAGATCTATATCCTCCTGCAGCAGTTCTTTATAATCCTTAACCGCCCTGGCAGCTAACTGAAATTGGTCAATGCGCTCCTGCGCTTTATCCACATAAATATCACTAATCGCAACAATCTGGCATCGTTCCGGAAATTGTAAATACCCTTCAATGTGCGCTCTTGAAATCGCTCCTGCTCCAATAATCGCTACCTTCAACATTCTCTTCACTCTCCACCCTCTTAGTTGGTTCAAGTATATCAAGAACGCGCTTTCATATGTGCCGTTACTTTGTTCAAAAATACCACTACTTTGCGGGTGTAAAAATGACATCACTATTCTAGGAGAATCCATCTACAGCTCAATGCAAACGACTTCTCCACTATAATAAGTGGAGAAGTCGATATTTCGCGAGCGCCTCCGTGTACGATCAAAAACCCTTTAGTTCCATCATCCAGGAGGACGCTCTACTACAAAACAAGAAATAGAGGCTTTTCCCTTATAAAATGAACGGGAAAGCCGGGAAACTGTTCCCGCAGTCGTTCCGCCAATTCCTTCATGCCCGGCTCTTCGCTTTCCGCGTGGCCCAATGCGATGAATGCCTTGTTCTTGCCTTGACGAACAGCGTCGCGAATATATTCCGGCGTTTCCCATTCCGGCCCTTCTCCGGCGATAACCAGGTCGAGATTGTAATCTTTCAGCAATGGGAGTGCCAAGGCTGCCCCCCCTCTGTAGCCTGCCAATAGTCCAATGCGGGTGCAAGACATCTCTAGTTCCCCCACAACACGCACGAATGGTATTTGAAGCTTTTCCTTCAAGTATTGCACCGTTCGTTCAAGGGTCATGCAAGGAATTTGCACAACCGTTGCGGCGGGCAAATGCTCTTCAACGTAAGGCGCCCAGCCCAATGCGTTTATTAACCCCATCATAATGCCGTCCGTTTTGTAACGGTGAATATGATCGTGATACCGATAAATGGCAATTCCGGTACGATCAAGCCATTCGCGCTTTTCGTTGATAACCGGGTCATCCTGCGCCCCCTTCATATCCTCCTGGTGGCGGTAAAACGTCCCTTCGTGTGAAATGATCAAGTTGGCTCCTAAAGCCGCAGCCTGCTCGATCACAGCCTGCGTGGCCAAAAAAACAACGACAATTCCCGTTACTACCGTTTGGGCCGATCCGACTATCAATGAATCTACAGTAGGCTCGTTTACTGGAGCCTGCTCTAACAATCGATCAATAACCTGTCCAATCGTAATCGTCATCCAAACCATCCCTTATATAAAGTGATTAGCAAAATAAAGACGGGACTGTAGATAGACACCGGTGACCACGTCATCTCGTTTGTCCCGTCTTCCATATTTTAATTTATGATGCGGCCGTACTCATCAGGAATGCCCGATTTGCGGAAGAAGTATGTATTGATCTGGTCGCGCCACTCCTTCGAATGTGCCGCTTGCTCTCGCAGTCTGCTCCTCACATCTTCGAAGCGCTCTGCATCTATTTTCCCCTCTATCGAACCCCAGATCTGGGCCAATTCCTCCGCCTGAAGAACACCGTCGAAGTGGGTATCGTAGATGTGCTGGATGACCGTCTTACCCGTCTTCAGTTTGTGCGTATACGGCACATAATGGAAGAAGAGAAGCAGTTCATCCGGACATAGCTCCTTCGACTCGTACGATTCCGAAAGCGGCGCAAAGTATTGGGATGTGTACCCTGTTCCCGACTTGATGGTTCGATCTACGCCGATGCCGTGGCAGTCGGCAAAATGGTATGTCCCCCATCTCGAATATTCGTAACCGTCTACGTTCGGACCATAATGGTGACTCGGATTAACCATCCATCCTACGCCAAGAGGAGCTGTGTAATTTTCATAGATTCTCCACGAATCGAGAAGCATCTTCGACACACAGCGTACTACATCAGGGTCAGAACCGAATGTCATGTAGATCCATTCTTGCGTGATTTGCTCAGCTGATAGCTGCGGATTCCAAGCAAGCCTTCCAAAGCCATATAAATTGGCTTGTGCAAGCGTGTGTCCGGTCCAATTCGGGTTGTCTCCGATATTCGATACCGCCGCAATGCCTCCGAGCCGTCTCCCGAACAACTGGCCGCTTGCCGCTTTCGTAACTGTACTTCCGCTCCCATGGGCAAACGTATCGAAATCGAGAACCTCTTTCCACTGGGGGATCAGGTAGCACAGATGTCTCTGCTGGCCCGTGTACTCTTGCGTAATCTGCAGCTCCAGCACCTGATTCGTTGCGGACATCGCTCCGAGAAGCGGAGAAACCGGCTCACGGACCTGAAAATCCATGGGTCCGTTCTTAATCTGCAGAACGACATTATCGCGAAATTTACCATCAAGTGGTGTAAAATGATCGAACGCCGCTCTCGCCCGGTCGGTCTTGCGATCGCGCCAATCCTGTTGACAATTGTATACGAAACAGCGCCAAATGACGATCCCGCCGAAGGGCTGAAGCACTTCTGCCAGCATATTCGCACCATCGGCATGGTCACGCCCATAGGTGAACGGCCCGGGTCGCCCCTCGGAATCTGCCTTTACCAGGAAGCCGCCAAAGTCCGGGATATCCCGGTAAATCTCCTCAGCTTTCTCCTTCCACCACTGCCTGACGCTTTCGTCAAGCGGGTCTGCGCTGGTCAGGCCTCCAAGCTCTAACGGACTGGCGTAGTTGACGCTTAGGAACGTTGAGATTCCATAGCGCCGGAATACGCCGGCGACCCGGGCGACATCCGGTAGCAGCTTATCCGTAATCAGCAAGGATTCTACGGCGTGTACGTTCACGTTGTTGATCGAAATGGCGTTGATCCCCACCGATGCAAGCAAGCGAGCATAATCACGGATTCGGGACATGTCTCGAACAATCTCGTTATTTCGGTAGAATATGGAATTCCCCGCATATCCGCGTTCAATCGAACCGTCCATATTATCCCATTGGTTTAGCATCCGCAATCCGTTCGCGGGCGTTTCCGTTATCGCAAGATCAGCCAAACTCTCGCCGCATTGCATCAGCCGCAGAAGATGAAAAACCGCGTACAAGGCTCCTTTGGCCGAATGGCCGGCAACCACAAGCCTTGATTGTCCATCAATGGATACGTTTCTGATCACGTAACCGTCTTCGGATTCATCCTGCCAACCTAGCTCTGCATCAATATCCTGTAACTGCCCGCGAATGCCGATCAGGATGCAGGCACTCCCATTGGAAGCCGTTGAACGGAGGGGCCTCACTCCAAGCATGGCATCGAGACCATCCATTAACTCCGCGACCGCAGTTTGAAGCACCTCTGATAAAGGACCGTGCACGGCGATCTCCCGTGCCCATTCCCGATATTCCTCTACCCTCTTATCATCGTTTATCGGCGCATTGCGTAACCAGCAGGCATATGCGTTCGTGATGTGACTCATCGTGATACCTCCGCTAGTTTATGTTCATTCAGGTAAACGACCTCTCAAATCGGAACCAACCGAAATCGAAATGGCTTCCCGGCAAAAATAGGAAGGTTACTTTTTGGAGGCCTGTCATTTTTTCTAATTCAAATACTCGCTCTTCGTAACCATCGGACTGTGTAAACTCGATGAGTAGATTTTCCTCACCTTCCGGATTAGCGAAGCGTATATGAATGGTATTTTTATCAAGAAGCGATCGGCCATAGACGACAAGCTGCGTTGCCCCTTGGCTTGTAAAATCCATTTGGTCGAATTCCAAGGAAACATTATTTCCAATCCCTTTAACGCTGGCTTCCGAGATAGTAAACGCATCGCCATAAATGCGGTCGCATTCTGTGGCGTAATTTTTCTCGAAGGCTCTGTTCTGCTTTTGGAACGAAAAACCCTTGATGTGCACCTTATTCTGAAGGACGAAGCAAATGGAAGTAATCCCGCAAAGACGCTTGGATAACCGATAGGTTTCTTCTTGATACACATTCCACTTGGACGGTTTCTGATAGATGACATCCGCTAGGAGTACACTGCCCTCTTCATCCGGCATGCCTTCCCAAATTTGCAGGGAATACTCTTCACTGGACAAGGCGAAAATCGGAATCGTAATCAGATCGGACCCGTACGTTCCGAAATCAATATCACGGAACCCGACTTCAGTTTCACCGTCCCGGCTTGTAGCTACGCCTCTCTCGTTCCCGTTTCCAACCTCGCCTTTACTGTAATCAAAAAGGCCAGCAGAGATAAACTCATAAGGATCCTTGTAAGCTGTGCCGAGTCCCGCTGCTTTAAATTCCAGCTGGGAGATGAGCTTCGTCTTGTTCGTACCGTTCTTACTCATACAGCGAAGCCGGAAATCGCCATCGCCCCATGCGGTGATTCTCGCTTCATGGCCGAATGCTTCCACTTTCGCAAGGCCCGTGGCAATTCCCGCATCATTCACTACACTCCACTCGACCTCTTGATAGGAGGTATCTGTGGGGTACAGGCAGGCTTGCAGCGTCATCTCTTTTCTCGATTCATCGAACAATTGTCCGGACGGGCTTACGATTTCAATCTTGCGTAAAGGGATTTCGTCTACGGTTCCCATTACCGGTGGCAGCTCTTGATTCTTAGTATGGGCGGAAACCCCAGATAAGGTTCTTTCTTCCCTTACCGGAAGACCATCAAATTCCACCGTCTGACTCTCCAAACCGACGGAAGACACCACAACCCGAATCTTGCCGGGCTCCAGGGTAGCCCCGATGATCGCCATAAGTTTGCCGCTGAATAGTCTTCTGCTAATCCCTTTATACGGATCATAGTCTGTACTGTCGCCATTATCCAAACCAAGCAAACGGCCTGCCCCCGTCACCTCGACACGAACCCGATTGCTTGCATTCTCCACCGGATTGCCATATGAATCTTCCATGTAAATTTCCAGGAAGATCAAGTCCGTACCATCGGCCATCAGGCTCTCTTTATCCGGCAGCAGACAAATCTTCTTCGCATCCCCAAAGGACCTTCTTATATCCGTCGCAATTACACGACCCGTTTCATCATAGGCTATTGCTTTCAATTCCCCTGCTTCATAAGGAAGCTTCCACCAGCCGACCAGCTGGGTTCCATGCTCATGATTGATATCAAAAGTTCCCACGATAGCGCCACCCAATTGCAATTCGATTTTCGGCGCATTCGAGCACACTCGAACATCAATCAATTGGCCCGGATTAAAGTCCCAATAGGGGAAAATATGGACCATCGGATTCGTCCTATAGTCGGTCCATGCCGATTGGTAGATGTAATACGAATCTTTCTTGAATGTAGCCGTATCAATCTGTCCGAGATAGGAGTTCTTGGTATGATAAGGCGTCGGTTCCCCAATATAGTCGAAACCGGTCCATATGAATTGCCCTAAGGAGAAAGGTGCCTCTCTTTCCGCGATAATACAGGCCTCGACTGACTTGGCTCCCCAGCTCGTCGCGCTATTTCCCAAAGCCGAGCACTGCTCGTCGTCATCAGCAAGAATGGACTTCTCGAATGGGAATCGATAAATGCCTCTGCTTGAAACGAGAGAGGCCGTCTCGCTGCCGTAAATGATCCAATCGGGATGCTCCTCATGGTGCTTATGGTAATACTTTTCCGCGTAGTTGTAGCCGGCCACCTTCACGATATCCGCACATTTTTGCGCGTTCTCCCAAGGCATATAATTGGAACCGATGGTCACTCGGCCATTTTGCTTCGGATCGTATTTCAGCACTTCATCCCTAAGCATTCGAGTGATTTCTTGCCC is drawn from Paenibacillus sp. V4I7 and contains these coding sequences:
- a CDS encoding Gfo/Idh/MocA family protein, with translation MLKVAIIGAGAISRAHIEGYLQFPERCQIVAISDIYVDKAQERIDQFQLAARAVKDYKELLQEDIDLVSICTPPYTHATLATEFLEAGSHVMVEKPMASSLEECDLMNDVAKRTGKILSVVAQNRFKTPMMKMKSVLESGLMGKIGHVQVDSFWWRGHCYYDLWWRGTWEKEGGGPTLNHAVHHIDALLWMMGSPTEVQAFMSNVSHDNAEVEDLSIAMLRFANGSLGQVTSSVVHHGEEQQLIFQGARARVSTPWKVTASNSTANGFPEPNHELEAQLIAFYDELQEVVHEGHIGQIDDVLTSIETGVPVLIDGISGRQTLELITAIYKSASTGELVKLPLTNEDAFYTREGVQANATHFYEKKTSIENFVSQTITTGSNYK
- a CDS encoding Nif3-like dinuclear metal center hexameric protein, with the protein product MTITIGQVIDRLLEQAPVNEPTVDSLIVGSAQTVVTGIVVVFLATQAVIEQAAALGANLIISHEGTFYRHQEDMKGAQDDPVINEKREWLDRTGIAIYRYHDHIHRYKTDGIMMGLINALGWAPYVEEHLPAATVVQIPCMTLERTVQYLKEKLQIPFVRVVGELEMSCTRIGLLAGYRGGAALALPLLKDYNLDLVIAGEGPEWETPEYIRDAVRQGKNKAFIALGHAESEEPGMKELAERLREQFPGFPVHFIREKPLFLVL
- a CDS encoding alpha-glucuronidase family glycosyl hydrolase; this translates as MSHITNAYACWLRNAPINDDKRVEEYREWAREIAVHGPLSEVLQTAVAELMDGLDAMLGVRPLRSTASNGSACILIGIRGQLQDIDAELGWQDESEDGYVIRNVSIDGQSRLVVAGHSAKGALYAVFHLLRLMQCGESLADLAITETPANGLRMLNQWDNMDGSIERGYAGNSIFYRNNEIVRDMSRIRDYARLLASVGINAISINNVNVHAVESLLITDKLLPDVARVAGVFRRYGISTFLSVNYASPLELGGLTSADPLDESVRQWWKEKAEEIYRDIPDFGGFLVKADSEGRPGPFTYGRDHADGANMLAEVLQPFGGIVIWRCFVYNCQQDWRDRKTDRARAAFDHFTPLDGKFRDNVVLQIKNGPMDFQVREPVSPLLGAMSATNQVLELQITQEYTGQQRHLCYLIPQWKEVLDFDTFAHGSGSTVTKAASGQLFGRRLGGIAAVSNIGDNPNWTGHTLAQANLYGFGRLAWNPQLSAEQITQEWIYMTFGSDPDVVRCVSKMLLDSWRIYENYTAPLGVGWMVNPSHHYGPNVDGYEYSRWGTYHFADCHGIGVDRTIKSGTGYTSQYFAPLSESYESKELCPDELLLFFHYVPYTHKLKTGKTVIQHIYDTHFDGVLQAEELAQIWGSIEGKIDAERFEDVRSRLREQAAHSKEWRDQINTYFFRKSGIPDEYGRIIN
- a CDS encoding glycoside hydrolase family 2 TIM barrel-domain containing protein; this translates as MNKKTLFNSGWEFAKSSLDVTDGFDLTFEPVDLPHDWLIYNTLNLYENSIGWYRKRFTCAKEADQQILLSFDGVYMDSSVYVNQRLIGEWKYGYSSFEHEITDAIVDGENEIVVKVVHQSPNSRWYSGAGIYRNVWLKTRARDHIVTDGIYAAAKRVNDSWEVEVETELSLHEDNDVRISHTILYKGELAATATDKIVAGGFLHRQTLSIDRPHLWSTAEPHLYQLVTQLQRAAEGQEVIVIESITQNIGLREIKLDPQLGFYLNGTRMKLNGVCEHHDLGALGAAFHKEALRRRLRILKEMGVNAIRTAHNMPAVELMDLADEMGLLVVSEAFDMWERTKTPYDYARFFKDWAKADVKSWVKRDRNHPSLMMWSIGNEIYDTHTDARGQEITRMLRDEVLKYDPKQNGRVTIGSNYMPWENAQKCADIVKVAGYNYAEKYYHKHHEEHPDWIIYGSETASLVSSRGIYRFPFEKSILADDDEQCSALGNSATSWGAKSVEACIIAEREAPFSLGQFIWTGFDYIGEPTPYHTKNSYLGQIDTATFKKDSYYIYQSAWTDYRTNPMVHIFPYWDFNPGQLIDVRVCSNAPKIELQLGGAIVGTFDINHEHGTQLVGWWKLPYEAGELKAIAYDETGRVIATDIRRSFGDAKKICLLPDKESLMADGTDLIFLEIYMEDSYGNPVENASNRVRVEVTGAGRLLGLDNGDSTDYDPYKGISRRLFSGKLMAIIGATLEPGKIRVVVSSVGLESQTVEFDGLPVREERTLSGVSAHTKNQELPPVMGTVDEIPLRKIEIVSPSGQLFDESRKEMTLQACLYPTDTSYQEVEWSVVNDAGIATGLAKVEAFGHEARITAWGDGDFRLRCMSKNGTNKTKLISQLEFKAAGLGTAYKDPYEFISAGLFDYSKGEVGNGNERGVATSRDGETEVGFRDIDFGTYGSDLITIPIFALSSEEYSLQIWEGMPDEEGSVLLADVIYQKPSKWNVYQEETYRLSKRLCGITSICFVLQNKVHIKGFSFQKQNRAFEKNYATECDRIYGDAFTISEASVKGIGNNVSLEFDQMDFTSQGATQLVVYGRSLLDKNTIHIRFANPEGEENLLIEFTQSDGYEERVFELEKMTGLQKVTFLFLPGSHFDFGWFRFERSFT